ttgcagtgcacgggcttctcatcgtggtggcttcttgttttagagctcgggctctaggtgcgcgggcttcagcagttgtggcgcacgggcttagttgctctgtggcatgtgggatcttattggaccagggatcaaacctgtgtcccctgcattggcaggcagattcttaaacactgcgccaccagggaagtccttggacTAACTTTTATGTTAACTTTTTGGCACAGGAGTCCTGGGACCAGTGGCACACCAAGTAGGGGATGCAGTGGGAGCCATCTAACTCTCCCCTCTATGTGGGGCAGGCCTTGACCTTCCATCTTTCACAGGAACTTTTCTCCCACCCAAGCTCAGGACAGTGAGAAAATTTTGTTGCTCCTCCTGCCGGCCTGATTGGTAGAGTTTTCCCAGGCTTCTTTTTCCCTGACTAGTTCTCTCTTTAAATCTCTAGGCCTTAAAAGGATAAGTTCAGAGGGATAAATTCCTGCCCTCCTGCCTCAAATAGCCTAGGGCTACCTCCTGTCTTTGAAAGGGCCTTAGAACTCTAGGCTCCAGGACTTAGGGCCTTTATCTAGTCAAAACCCCATGAATCATAGGCTCAGCTCTCACTCCTCATTCTGACTTTGAGTTCTTGCACTATCTTTGGAATCTgaggattttcctttttttcttttgagctcAGCTgtgtattttcaaatgttttacttGTGTTTATGCAGCACTTCTATATGGTAGCAAGAGAGGGGCTGCCTGAAATACTTCAATCTAGCATGTGGCCAAAAGTGTTCTAATACATTGATCTGTGTGTTATCCAAGTAATATTAGTCTCCCCCACTAGATGGTAAACTCCATGAGGCAGGGAATGTGTTGGCTTTTGTTTCCAAAAAGGACTGAGCATATGAGTTCAATAAATAgtcttgaatgaataaacaaagataCTCTCTCTGGAGACATTAGTACCTAATCCATAGAGCTGTTGGGAGAACTTAGCAAGAGAAAGTATGTCAAATGCTTGGCATATGGTGTGAGCTCAGAGaccatatttattaaaataatcatgtcTACTAGGTCAAAGGCTATACCATGATGGTTTCCCTGTAATTCAGCTCTCACCCTTCACCTCAGACTTTAGTCCTGGCCTAGGATAGCAGACAGGTTCTGTGGGTGTGGCCTCCTGACTTCCTCAGTGTACAAAGGTCAGCTTTTCCCACTAGAACAGCCCTAGCTCCTGGGTTTTAACCTGAGCCCCAAGGCCTGAATATGAATTGGCTAAAGTCCTGTCCTGTCTAGGGATCCCTGACCACGCCATTACCAGTGATCCCTTGTACGGCCAATTTTCTCTAGAAGTCTCAGCTTTGAGAGGTTTGTTGaggaaaaatgcatttaataagtaatcattgatttatttttgcattttaattaacCGAAGGCATTCAACTGCCAGGCTTCCAATCAGCATTATAGGGTGAGATAATTTTAGCCCAAAGCAAggaaacataatattttaatCAGACTGTGTGGACTCTCCTCCCATTTCCAACCCAGGGATTTGATGACTCCAAATGAGAAAGTCCTGCCCAGGGGGACCCACCAACAGCAGCAGTGCCTTGCAAATCAGAACCAAAGAGAACAGACAGGGACTTCTAAGATGGAACCCAAGGTCAACCTTATAAGTATTATAGTTTCAAGAAACTAGGTGGAAATGGTGAGAGGCAAGAAGGGAACTGACAACGCTTACAATAGGTTTTATGTAGCctcaggaaaaataatttaaaatgtggtgtgtgtgtgtgtgtgtgtgtgtgaggggggtcTCCTTGGGCATGTTGGAAAGTATACTCAACCAACGAGGGGAACTTTGAGCTATGGACTAAAAATAATGAGATATATTAAATGTCTTTTACATATCAGTCACCCCACTTAATACAATTCCTCAACATCTGTGAGGTTGGTACCACCTCCCCCACTTTACAAGTAAAGAAACTGAGTCAGAGGGATCTTAAGTAACCTGGCCACAGTCATGTAGCTGGTAGGTCAAGAGCCAAACTGGTCTGACTCCCATGCCCAGTCTCTGGCCACCAGAGGACTGCCTCTCCTGCGCATGAGGAATGAGTTTTAGGCACTGATTCCCAACTTTGGCTGCTTGATGGAATCTTCTgaggatgtttaaaaaatattgatgtcTGGGTCCAAAcactagaaatttttttaaattaattaatttatttatttttggctgcgttgggtcttcgttgctgggcgtgggctttctctagctatgAAGAGCAggaactactcttcgttgcagtgtgtgggcttctcattgcggtggcttctcttgctgcagagcacgggctctaggtgcacgggcttcagtagttgcagcacgcaggctcagtagttgtggctcgcgggctctagagtacaggctcagtagttgtggcgtgcaggcttagttgctccgcagcatgtgtgatctttctggaccagtgatcgaacccatgacccctgcattggcaggcagattcttaaccactgcgccaccaaggaagtcctgctGCATGAGCTTCTAAGTCAATGGTGCAGGTGAGGAGAAGTTGAGCATTCTGAGTTGGAGATGTGAAGCTTCGAGTCTAGACccggggtggaggccagggaggggAGGTAAGCTGGAGATAACATTTCATCAGCTTGTAGATGGAACTGACAGCCATGAGAGAGGTGGGATCCCTGGAGAAACttagaagggaggggaagggaagtgaGGACTTGGCCCCAGACCTCCACCATGGAGAGGTCAGGAAGGGAAGACTGAACCAACCCAGGAGACTGAGAAAGAGGAGCAAGTGAGGGTAAGAGTGAAACCATGTGAGTGGGGTGTGCTGATGGGAGTGAGCTCAGACAGGCAGGAAAGAGGGAGGGCTTAACTGTGCCAAAAGCTTCGATCAGCTGGTAAGATAGGGACCAACCTAAAACGCTGAGACTTGCAAGTTGGAGGTCATAGGCAACCTTGACAAGAGTGAGTACAAGAGTGAATGGGGTCGGGCTGCTTGTTTGGCTGCTGCCGTCACCTCATGGCGATGCGGGTAGAGGAGGCTTCGCGGGGAAGAGGCGGCGGCGCCGAGGAGGCAGTTGAGGCTGGACGGGCCGGACGGCGACGCAGCCCGCGGCAGAAGTTTGTGATTGGCACAATGGAAGAAGCTGGAATGTGCGGGCTAGGGGTGAAAACGGATATGTTGCATAACTCTCAGTCCAATGATATTCTTCAGCATCAAGGCTCACACTGTGGTGGCACAAGTAACACGCATTCCTTGGAAGAGGATGCACACAGTGACTTTATCACGAAGGGCAGGAGTTTGGTGAGCCCAGAGTACTGCACACGAGAGTCAAGGGAGGAAATTCCTGGGCGAGAGGCTCGAACAGATCCCCCTGATGGTCAGCAAGATTCAGAGTGCGACAGGAACAAAGACAAAACCTTAGGAAAAGAAGTCTTATTATTGATGCAAGCCCTAAACACCCTTTCAACTCCAGAAGAAAAGCTGGCAGCTCTCTGTAAGAAATATGCCGATCTTCTGGAGGAGAACAGGAACATTCAGAAGCAAATGAAGATGCTGCAGAAGAAGCAAGCCCAGATCGTGAAAGAGAAAGTTCATTTGCAGAGTGAACACAGCAAGGCTATCTTGGCAAGAAGCAAACTCGAGTCTCTTTGCAGGGAACTTCAGTGTCACAATAAGAcgttaaaggaagaaaatatgcaGCAGGCAcgagaggaggaagaaagacgGAAAGAGGCCACTGCGCACTTCCAAATCACTTTGAATGAAATCCAGGCACAGCTGGAGCAACACGACATACACAACGCCAAGCTCCGCCAGGAGAACGTGGAGCTGGGCGAAAAGCTGAAGAAGCTCATCGAGCAGTACGCACTGAGGGAGGAGGTAGGCCAACTGGGGTGTCCCCTCCCTGCGAGCCAAAAGCATTCACTGAGACTCTTCCCCCAGGGCGCTTTAGAACCTCGGTGTATGCGTGGTGCAAGTCTGGCCTTCCCTCACAGGATTCGTGGGGACCATACTCATGGCCCAGAAGTCAGCGGATTTGGGTGCGTGAGGCAGTTTCTTGGAGACAATGTTAAACACTACTCGTCCTCCGTGTGATGCTGGAAGGTTGTCATTTTAGCGTAGACTTTCCCCTTGTCTAGACTAAAGTGAGTAAGTACTTGGCCCCAAAATATACTGTATTTTAGACGTCTGTGATAATCTGTATGGTCTACACTATCATTCCGTTATGCCTGTGTTTCAGATATTTCTTTTTAGTGGAGGTTTTATAGTATTTGGGAGAAAAAACGAACCTATTTCTAAACCCTTATACACCCGATTGAAGTAAAAAGTTTACTGGAAGGGTCTGTGGCACCTCATCTTGGTCACTGGCCTCCAACTAAGAGTTCTACAAGCTAGTTGGGAAGTCTGGGCGTGGTGTCTAGATTAAATGCAAATAGGCAATCATGTGCTTTTTTAAAGTTCCTCCCTTTTAGAGGTCAAATGGGCAGGAACAAAGGGTTAGGTTCTTTAAATGACACATCCCCTGCCTTTTAAGTTAGTAAAATGTTCTCTTATGTGTGTTGTATCCCTTATAGAGATAGATTAAAatagctgattaaaaaaaaaaaagagtgaatgggACAGAAGGAGATGGAGATACAAGGACAGACCGATCTACCTGAGGGATTTGCTGTACAAGGGAACAGAGAAACGGACTAGCCCATTGGGAGAAGAAGGAGAACCCAGATGGTCACTGATGACCTTGCTGAGAGGTTTCAGAGCAGCAGATGTGACAGACTGGGGACTGCTGTGTTAGGCAGGAGGCCGGCATGTCTTCCCTGAGactgaaggaaagagggaagaacgCGTAAATGTGTAGACATCTCTGAAGGAAATGGAGGGATTCTGCCAGTGTTCTTTCTCTGTGGCCTGAAATTTCACCATTACTGTTTTTGGAAACCTGACTTTCAGCAACCAAAGAGAAAGATGTCACCTAAAGAGCAGAGCCAAGATGGAGGCTGGTAGAGAAAGGTCCCAAAAGAAAGGATGAGCTCTAGTTACAGCCCCTTTGGCCTAAGGCTACTTGTCAGGGTGGATCTGGTCAGAAAAGCTGGTCTGGCTGGGGCAGCAAGTGCAGGACAGCACATCTGCAGACAGTCTACAGCTTCAGGACCCAGGACTTTACCACTGGATAATGCATTAATTTAGGCATGCCCCAGTTCTGACTAGGGGCTGATGATTCAGAAGAGCTAATGGACCCTCCCTAGGAAAGAATCCTTCCTGCTGTTTCATGGTTCCCAGAGCCACACCTGTGAAATAATGAGGGTGACCTTTGCATCCAGAAAAAGGGTGTACCAGTTAAGATGCCTCAAGCCAATAAAACAGTGATGCTTGCTacccaaagtgtggtccctgaaccagcagcatcagcatcaactgGGATCTCGATAAAAATACAGAGTCTCAAACCTATTGCATCGGTCTTACTTTAACAAAATTCCCAAGTGATTCGAATGTGTTCACCTAACCACTAACATTGAGAACCACTAACTTAAGCCATACAGATATTTACTTTGGGAGCTAGAATCCAGGGTAGATTCGGCAGTTCCCCTGATGTAATTGAGGACTAACAATTaccagagggtttttttttttttaatgctgatgcTTATTGCCTCATGATTATAAGACGGTTACCACAGCTCCTGGAATCATGTACTGATATGACAAGGTTCAAAGCCTGGGAATGGGGTGAAGGGCCAAGGTGATAAGAGCTTGTTTTGTGAACTCTCTCCTTTTGTCAAACAGGGAAAAAATTTCCCAGATCCCTGCAAGAAATGTCCCCTTGGTTCTAACTGGGGAAAGACTTGCCACCCTCACCTGCTAGGGCATCTGGGAAAGTGAATTTCTGGCTTTTCATTGTCCATAATAGGAAGCAGAATATGGAGGAGATGGGAAAGGCTGCTAGGCAGCCAATCATCAGTGCGTGCCATAAAAGGCAAATGTGAAACATAAATGCACATATGGCAAACTTAACACATTAAGTAATTAGTTAAGTAATTATTTAATGATAGAAAACAAAGAAGATCAGGGTCTCCCATTAATTTTGTCTTTAACTTATTTGATCAATTAAtagatcattttttttctgtttgattgaTTTGCTTTATGTTTGTCCAGATCAAAAATCAAAAGGTTTTGTTTAAAATACAAGCTTCTgaacttccccagtggcacagtggttaagaatctgcctgccaatgcaggggtcatgggttcgagccctggtccgggaagaccttacatgccgtggagcaactaaggccctgtgcaccacaactattgagcctgagctctagagcctgtgagccacaactactgagcctgcgtgctacaactactgaagcctgtgcgcctacagccagtgctccgcaacaagagaagtcaccacagagagaagcctgcgcaccacaacgaagagtagcccctgctcgccacaactagagaaaagcccgcatgcagcaatgaagacccagcgcagccaaaaaattaaataaattaactaaatttaaaaaaaattacaagcttCTTTGAAGGCAGAAGTTCCCATCTGAATGTACTGTTCCTAGCTCTGTGTCACTACACTCAGTAAAAATATAGGTAAAGAGACCAAGAATAAGGTAGTCAACCATGTCTATTAATGCTCTTCAAACATATAAATGTGCTGTCCACAACAGTTGCATAAAAAAACACTTAGAATTTTACATACCCTTTAccacagaaattccacttctggaaattagtcctaaggaaataatcatgaATGCATTTCAGAAACAGCCATTGACAAGCTGCTTATAAAAACTGGGGACAACTTAAATCTCCAATGACTGGGTGTTTGTTAGATGATACAGCCATACAATGAGATACTAAACAGCTATAAAAAAAATGGACAGCATTGAGTAGTATTTAATGGCAAGCGAAAATGTCCGCaatatattattaagtgaaaaaagcagtttATGAGGCAATAAGTATATAGTataatcacattttaatttttttaaacataattatgctatgaaaaaaaaacactgcaggGACACACCACAAAATATTGCCTCTCTGGATGGCAGGATTATGTGAGGTTTTGATTTTTTCctcatgtaatttattttgtaaacatgttttattttgctataagggaaaaaaaagttagagaGGGTTTGTGGAGCTCTGATTAGGA
This sequence is a window from Mesoplodon densirostris isolate mMesDen1 chromosome 4, mMesDen1 primary haplotype, whole genome shotgun sequence. Protein-coding genes within it:
- the LOC132488038 gene encoding gamma-taxilin-like produces the protein MAMRVEEASRGRGGGAEEAVEAGRAGRRRSPRQKFVIGTMEEAGMCGLGVKTDMLHNSQSNDILQHQGSHCGGTSNTHSLEEDAHSDFITKGRSLVSPEYCTRESREEIPGREARTDPPDGQQDSECDRNKDKTLGKEVLLLMQALNTLSTPEEKLAALCKKYADLLEENRNIQKQMKMLQKKQAQIVKEKVHLQSEHSKAILARSKLESLCRELQCHNKTLKEENMQQAREEEERRKEATAHFQITLNEIQAQLEQHDIHNAKLRQENVELGEKLKKLIEQYALREEVGQLGCPLPASQKHSLRLFPQGALEPRCMRGASLAFPHRIRGDHTHGPEVSGFGCVRQFLGDNVKHYSSSV